The sequence ATTTTGGGTATCTGTTTAGGCCATCAAAGCATAGCACAAGCTTTTGGAGGAAATGTAGTTCGAGCAAAAAACATGATGCATGGTAAGACTTCAACTATGAAAGTAGTAAAAGAGTGTGAGATATTTAAAGGTATTCCAAAAGAGTTTATAGCTACAAGGTATCACTCTTTGATAGTTGATAAAGATGTGCTTTCAAAAGATATAGAACCAACTGCATATAGTACAGATGATGGTGAGATAATGGCTCTAAAGATAAAAGATAGAGCTATTTATGGAGTCCAGTTTCATCCAGAGTCCATCATGAGTGAGTATGGACATGAGATAATAGGAAATTTTTTAAAACTATGAAATATAGAATCATCTTATTCTTAATCCTAGGAATAGATGCCGCAATACTTCTCTTTGAGACATCTTCACTCTCCATCTCTTACAGAGAGTCTATGATTTTGTATGAAGAGTTCTCTTTTTTAAGCTTTCTAGCAAATATTTCTATCTACTTCTTTGGTACAAATGATTTTGCTCTTAGGCTTCCTATGATTATACTACATCTCCTTAGTGCAATGCTACTCTATAAAATATCAAAAGAGTATGTGCAAAAAGAAAAAATCAGACTATGGTTAGTATTTGTTTTTGTTCTATTGCCAGGCGTTGTAAGCTCAGCCATCATACTTAACAATGCAGGATTCATTATATTTGGACTTCTGCTTTTTGTCTATATATATAAAAATTTCTCTATAAAATTTACATACTTCCTTTTGACTATCTACGCTTTAGTAGCAGGAGAATTTGTTTATCTTTTCTTAGCACTTAGTATTTATGCTATTTATAAAAAAGAGAAAAATTTTTTCATCTTCAATATAGTTACATTTTTTATCTCAATATTTTTGTATGAGATTGACACAGGAGGTCGACCACAAGGGCACTTCTTAGATGCTATAGGTGTTTATAGCGCAATATTTACTCCCATAGTTTTTATCTATTTGTTTTATATATTGTATAGAAGATATTTGACCAAAGATGTAGAAATATTGTGGTTCATAACAGCAGTACCATTTTTATTGTCTTTGGTTTTATCTTTTAGACAAAGAATAGAGTTAGAAGCTTTTGCACCATATCTTATACTAGCACTTGTCTTAGCTGCACAAACATTTTATCACTCGTATAGAGTTAGACTAAAGATGTTTAGAACAAAGTATAGGATAACATTTATGATATCTCTTGCCTTTCTTATATTAAACACCTTAGTAGTTTTTTTCAACAAAGAGCTTTATCCCTATTTGAGTAAACCTAGAAATCACTTCGCATATAATATGCATGTGGCAAAAGAGTTAGCGACTGAGCTTAAAAACAGAGGCATAGAATGTGTTGATACAGAGTATAAAATGGCAAGTAGATTGCGCTTCTATGGTGTAACTAATTGCAACACATATAGGTTGACACAAGTCTCAAAAATTGTAAAAAATAAAGACATTGTAACTATTAGTTACAAAAATATACCTGTTTACAATGCTTATGTTACTAAAATAAACACTAATTAAATCTATAGAGCCCAGCTAAGCAAGTAGACAAGGTATTTTAATAACATGTGATAGAATTGCACACAAATAACAAAATAGGGAGTTGCAAATGGCTCAAAAAGCGATTAGAGAATATGATGCAAAGTCGATTTTAGCAAAGCATTGGGATAAATACTTTCCAGATTTTACATATGCTTATGAAACTGTAATGGTTCAAAATGGATCAGAATTAAAAAAAGCCGCAAAAGAAAATACATGGTTAAAAGACAAAAAGTTAGTGGCAAAGCCAGATATGCTTTTTGGTAAAAGAGGTAAAAATGATTTAGTTCTTTTTAAAGACTCAAAGCCAGGTGATGTTAGTTTGGCTAAAGCTGCAACTTGGATAGATGAGAAATCATCAAAAAAGCAATCTGTTTATTTTTCATTTGATGGAGATGCTCCTGTAGGCGAAGCGAATGTTGATATGCTTACTCACTTTATTGTTGAGCCATTTACTCCGCACAAACAAGAAGAAGAGTACTATATTTCAGCTACTTGTGTAGGTGACTCGGATATGCTTTATATGTCTGCTGAGGGCGGTATGGAAGTTGAAGAGGGTTGGGAAGAAAAAGTAACAGAAGTTGCATTTGATATAACTGAGAGTGAAGAAGAGATAGCTAAGAAAATCAAAGCTAATATCCCTAAAGATGTTGCAAAAGACGACAAAGATGCATTTACAAAATTTGCGATAGGCTTTTTTAGAGCATATAGAGAGTTAAATTTTGCATATTTAGAAATAAACCCATTTGTACTCCAAGGCAAAAAGATAGAACTTCTTGATATGGTTGCAAAGCTTGATGATACAGCAGGTTTTATGATGGTAGAAGAGTGGGGAGATGTTGAGTATCCTACTGCATTTGGCATGGAGTCAAAATCACCAGAAGTAGAAGCGATAGAAGCTGCTGATGCAAAAACAGGCGCTTCACTAAAGCTTACTCTATTAAAGCCAGATGCTAGAATCTGGACAATGGTAGCAGGAGGCGGGGCGTCAGTTGTTTATGCTGATACTATTGCAGATTTGGCTGGCATAGAAGATTTGGCGAATTATGGAGAGTACTCAGGTGGACCAACTACTGGCGAGACGAAGTTTTATGCAGAGACAATACTTGATCTGATGACTAGAAAAAAAGATGCAAAGGGCAGAGATAAAATCTTAATTATTGGTGGAGCCATTGCTAACTTTACTGATGTTGCTAAAACTTTTACAGGTATCATCCAAGCATTTGAAAACTATGCAGATAAAATGAAAGAGATAGGAATTAAGATTTATGTTCGCCGTGGCGGACCAAACTATGAAAAAGGTCTAAAAGATATTAAAGAAGCAGCAGATAGACTTGGACTTTATATAGAAGTTTATGGACCAGAGACACATGTTACAGACATCGTGCGTATGGCATTAGCGAAGTAGGGAGAGAAAATGGCACAATTATTTACTAAAAAAACACAAGCAATCTTTTGGAACAATAACAAAACTGCAATCCAAAGAATGCTAGATTATGACTACACTATAAAAAGAGAGACTCCATCGGTAGCAGCGATTGTAGCGCCTACAAGTTCAAATAAGTTTGAGAAGTTTTTTTATGGTTCAGATGAGATTATGATACCACTTTATAAATCAACAGCAGATGCAAAGGCTGCTCAACCTCAGGCTGATGTACTTCTAAATTTTGCATCTTTTAGAACAGCTTATGATGTAACTATGGAAGCTTTAAACCTTGGTGGTTTTAGATCCATCATGATAACAGCTGAGGGTATTCCTGAAAGACTTGCTCGAGGGATGAATGCACACGCAAGAAGTTTAGGTGTGACAGTTATTGGACCTGCTACTGTTGGTGGTATAGCTCCAGGGGCATTTAAGATTGCAAATGTTGGCGGAACAATAGAAAATATAGTTCAATCTAAACTTCACCGTGCAGGTTCATGTGGACTTGTAACTCGTTCAGGTGGTCTCTTTAATGAGCTTTCAAACATTATTTCTTTAAATGCTGATGGCATCGCTGAGGGCGTGGCTATTGGTGGAGATAGATTTGTAGGCTCTGTTTTTATTGATCATCTACTTAGAATGGAAGCTAATCCTGAAGTTAAATATATGTTACTTCTAGGTGAAGTTGGCGGTACTGAAGAGTATAAAGTAATAGAAGCAGTCAAAGAGGGCAAACTCAAAAAACCTATTATTGCATGGTGTATTGGTACAATTGCTAAACATTATGATAGTGGTGTTCAGTTTGGTCATGCAGGTGCATCTGCTAATGATGATAGAGAAACAGCTGAGGCTAAAAATGCTGCAATGAAAGCAGTTGGCATCCATGTTCCTGCATCATTTAATGATTTACCAGAGATAATAAGCGGTATATATAGTGAACTTCATGCTGAGGGTATTATAAAAGATATCAAAGAGCCAGCACTAAATATTGTACCAAAATCAAGAAGAAGCAAAGAGTTTATCTGTACTATTTCTGATGATAGAGGTGAAGAAGCACACTATTGTGGTTATCCAATAAGCTCAGTTGCAACCCCAGACACAGGCTTTACTATAGGCGATGTTATGAGTATCTTGTGGTTTAAAAAGAGATATCCAAGATGGGCTGTTGACTTTTTAGAAACTGTACTTAAAACTGTGGCAGATCATGGTCCAGCAGTCTCTGGTGCTCACAATGCAAAAGTAACAGCTAGAGCTGGCAAAGATGTTATTAGTTCACTTATAGCTGGACTACTTACCATTGGTCCAAGATTTGGTGGAGCAATAGATGGTGCCGCTAAGTATTTTAAATATGCTGAGGATAATAAACTTAGCCCAAAAGAGTTCTTAGCATATATGAAAAAAGAGGGAGTTCCAATTCCTGGTATTGGTCACCGTATCAAGTCTCTTAAGAACCCAGATTTAAGAGTAGAAGGACTTAAAAAGTTTGCAAAAGAGAACTTTCCATCAACTCCATTGTTAGATTATGCTTTAACAGTAGAGCAGTTAACAACATCTAAAAAAGAGAATCTAATACTAAATGTTGACGGAACTATCGGTATTTTGATGGTAGATATGTGGAGATCACTAGCGTATAGTGATGAAG is a genomic window of Sulfurimonas hongkongensis containing:
- a CDS encoding anthranilate synthase component II translates to MILMIDNYDSFTYNVVEYCRELGADLKIIRNDEMSLEEIEALNPKKIIISPGPATPDEAGVTLSVIEHFKDKVPILGICLGHQSIAQAFGGNVVRAKNMMHGKTSTMKVVKECEIFKGIPKEFIATRYHSLIVDKDVLSKDIEPTAYSTDDGEIMALKIKDRAIYGVQFHPESIMSEYGHEIIGNFLKL
- a CDS encoding ATP citrate lyase citrate-binding domain-containing protein codes for the protein MAQKAIREYDAKSILAKHWDKYFPDFTYAYETVMVQNGSELKKAAKENTWLKDKKLVAKPDMLFGKRGKNDLVLFKDSKPGDVSLAKAATWIDEKSSKKQSVYFSFDGDAPVGEANVDMLTHFIVEPFTPHKQEEEYYISATCVGDSDMLYMSAEGGMEVEEGWEEKVTEVAFDITESEEEIAKKIKANIPKDVAKDDKDAFTKFAIGFFRAYRELNFAYLEINPFVLQGKKIELLDMVAKLDDTAGFMMVEEWGDVEYPTAFGMESKSPEVEAIEAADAKTGASLKLTLLKPDARIWTMVAGGGASVVYADTIADLAGIEDLANYGEYSGGPTTGETKFYAETILDLMTRKKDAKGRDKILIIGGAIANFTDVAKTFTGIIQAFENYADKMKEIGIKIYVRRGGPNYEKGLKDIKEAADRLGLYIEVYGPETHVTDIVRMALAK
- a CDS encoding citrate/2-methylcitrate synthase, with translation MAQLFTKKTQAIFWNNNKTAIQRMLDYDYTIKRETPSVAAIVAPTSSNKFEKFFYGSDEIMIPLYKSTADAKAAQPQADVLLNFASFRTAYDVTMEALNLGGFRSIMITAEGIPERLARGMNAHARSLGVTVIGPATVGGIAPGAFKIANVGGTIENIVQSKLHRAGSCGLVTRSGGLFNELSNIISLNADGIAEGVAIGGDRFVGSVFIDHLLRMEANPEVKYMLLLGEVGGTEEYKVIEAVKEGKLKKPIIAWCIGTIAKHYDSGVQFGHAGASANDDRETAEAKNAAMKAVGIHVPASFNDLPEIISGIYSELHAEGIIKDIKEPALNIVPKSRRSKEFICTISDDRGEEAHYCGYPISSVATPDTGFTIGDVMSILWFKKRYPRWAVDFLETVLKTVADHGPAVSGAHNAKVTARAGKDVISSLIAGLLTIGPRFGGAIDGAAKYFKYAEDNKLSPKEFLAYMKKEGVPIPGIGHRIKSLKNPDLRVEGLKKFAKENFPSTPLLDYALTVEQLTTSKKENLILNVDGTIGILMVDMWRSLAYSDEEIDVFIDAGALNAFFILGRSIGFIGHILDEKRLAMPMYRHPMDDILYDVQKAPEL